A stretch of Bradyrhizobium sp. AZCC 2262 DNA encodes these proteins:
- a CDS encoding NAD(P)H-dependent oxidoreductase, whose amino-acid sequence MNLHHLLNARGAAGKPVRVALIGAGKFGSMFLSQVPHTPGLEVPIIIDIDRDRAREACRTVGWDAERIARTAFTDDGARAIAGGAMDVVVEATGNPAVGIRHARAAIAAGKHVVMVNVEADVLAGPLLAQEARKAGVVYSLAYGDQPALTAEMVDWARATGFRVVAAGKGTKYLPAYHDVTPDGVWSHYGLTAGEAQSAGMNPQMFNSFLDGTKSAIEMAAIANACGLDVPSDGLLFPPCGVDDLPHVMRPRDKGGVLEKAGIAEVVSSLERDGRPVFRDLRWGVYVVLEAPNDYAADCFRQYGLKTDASGRYAAMYKPYHLIGLELNISILSAALRNEPTGQPHDFRGDVAAVAKRDLRAGEMLDGEGGYTVWGKLMPARKSLSAGALPIGLAHRVKLKSDVAHGAVVRWSDVEVDENNDAIRTRKAMEAAFGGAR is encoded by the coding sequence ATGAACCTTCACCACCTCCTCAACGCCCGCGGTGCGGCCGGCAAGCCGGTTCGCGTCGCGCTGATCGGCGCCGGCAAGTTCGGCTCGATGTTTTTGTCGCAGGTGCCGCACACGCCGGGGCTTGAAGTGCCCATCATCATCGACATCGATCGCGACCGCGCCCGCGAAGCGTGCCGCACCGTCGGCTGGGATGCAGAGCGGATCGCCCGAACCGCCTTCACTGATGACGGCGCGCGCGCGATTGCCGGCGGCGCGATGGATGTCGTGGTGGAAGCGACCGGCAATCCTGCGGTGGGCATCAGGCATGCCCGCGCGGCAATTGCGGCGGGCAAGCATGTCGTGATGGTCAATGTCGAGGCTGACGTGCTGGCCGGACCGCTGCTCGCGCAAGAAGCGCGCAAGGCCGGCGTGGTCTATTCGCTGGCCTATGGCGATCAGCCGGCGCTGACCGCCGAGATGGTGGATTGGGCGCGCGCGACGGGCTTTCGCGTCGTCGCCGCCGGTAAGGGCACCAAATATCTGCCGGCCTATCACGACGTGACGCCGGACGGCGTCTGGAGCCATTACGGACTGACGGCCGGCGAAGCGCAATCGGCCGGCATGAACCCGCAGATGTTCAACTCGTTCCTGGACGGCACCAAATCGGCGATCGAAATGGCGGCGATCGCGAACGCCTGCGGGCTCGACGTGCCGTCGGACGGGTTGCTGTTTCCGCCCTGCGGCGTGGACGATTTGCCGCACGTGATGCGGCCGCGCGACAAAGGCGGCGTGCTGGAGAAGGCCGGCATTGCGGAAGTCGTGTCGTCGCTCGAACGCGACGGCCGTCCTGTGTTCAGGGATCTGCGTTGGGGCGTCTACGTCGTACTGGAAGCGCCGAACGACTACGCCGCCGATTGCTTCAGGCAATATGGGCTGAAGACCGACGCCTCGGGCCGGTATGCGGCGATGTACAAGCCATATCATCTGATCGGACTCGAACTGAACATTTCGATCCTGTCGGCTGCGTTACGCAACGAGCCGACCGGGCAGCCGCATGATTTCCGCGGCGATGTTGCCGCGGTGGCAAAGCGCGATCTGCGCGCCGGCGAAATGCTCGACGGCGAAGGCGGCTACACGGTATGGGGCAAACTGATGCCGGCACGAAAAAGTCTCTCGGCCGGCGCGCTGCCGATCGGACTTGCCCATCGCGTCAAGCTGAAGAGCGACGTCGCCCATGGCGCGGTGGTGCGCTGGAGCGATGTCGAGGTCGACGAAAACAACGATGCCATCAGGACGCGAAAGGCGATGGAGGCGGCGTTCGGCGGCGCGCGCTAA
- a CDS encoding phytanoyl-CoA dioxygenase family protein produces MKLTPQQIEFFNREGWLFLPELFSQEEVDYLAREAVSIYDADRPEVWREKSGAPRTAFAAHLYNEAFGALGAHPRMIDPIEQIFGEKLYMHQFKINAKAAFTGDVWQWHQDYGTWKRDDGMPEPRAMNIAIFLDEVMPINGPLMLVPKSQHAGDLKASHDLETTSYPLWTLDEATVTRLVKEGGIVAPTGKAGGMLMFHGNLVHGSSGNITPYPRKIVYLTLNAVSNYIRTPTRPEYIAHRDFTPIQTVEDDTLLRLARAHRQAAE; encoded by the coding sequence ATGAAACTCACGCCACAGCAGATCGAATTCTTCAACCGCGAAGGCTGGTTGTTTCTGCCGGAGCTGTTCAGCCAGGAGGAAGTGGATTATCTCGCGCGCGAGGCGGTCAGCATCTACGACGCCGACCGGCCCGAGGTTTGGCGCGAGAAGAGCGGTGCGCCGCGCACCGCCTTTGCCGCGCATCTCTATAACGAGGCGTTCGGCGCGCTCGGCGCACATCCGCGCATGATCGACCCGATCGAGCAGATTTTTGGCGAAAAACTCTACATGCACCAGTTCAAGATCAACGCCAAAGCCGCCTTCACCGGCGACGTCTGGCAATGGCACCAGGATTACGGCACCTGGAAGCGCGACGACGGCATGCCCGAGCCGCGCGCGATGAACATCGCGATCTTCCTCGACGAGGTGATGCCGATCAACGGCCCCTTGATGCTGGTGCCGAAGAGCCAGCACGCCGGCGACCTCAAGGCCTCGCATGACCTGGAGACCACCTCCTATCCGCTGTGGACGCTCGACGAGGCGACCGTCACCCGGCTGGTGAAGGAAGGCGGCATCGTCGCCCCAACCGGCAAGGCCGGCGGGATGCTGATGTTTCACGGCAACCTCGTGCACGGATCAAGCGGCAACATCACGCCCTACCCGCGCAAGATCGTCTATCTGACGCTGAATGCGGTTTCGAACTACATCCGCACCCCGACGCGACCGGAATACATTGCGCACCGCGACTTCACGCCGATCCAGACGGTCGAGGACGATACGCTGCTGCGGCTTGCACGTGCCCATCGCCAGGCGGCGGAGTAG